In a genomic window of Burkholderiales bacterium:
- a CDS encoding acetamidase/formamidase family protein: MVLARIALVCLTLAALGGCVSTSPVPYTVDAHLASTPSTVVWGYIPPGRNPVLTIKSGQTVKIDTLSHQGMAQGVDPVTFFGAGGIQPAQVLKDAMDVYYKVGPLRTKGGSAHVLTGPIHVEGAEPGDMLEVRVMHIDFRTPYGVNNSNKGSGVLPGLHAKPYPKIIKFDLDRKVALFAPGIEIPLSPFMGIMAVTPPAGTLPSTRPPGIYGGNMDFHKLTTGASLYLPVFQPGAMFYTGDSHAVQGDGEVNGTAIEASLSPVLQFIVHKGAGKGMKWPRAEDSQNYYVMGMDVDLNVALREAVQESAKFLREQRNLSDGDAYSLASVATHFSVAEAVNHVGMIYGAIPKRVFQSNQPFWSDRR, from the coding sequence ATGGTGCTCGCGCGCATCGCGCTCGTGTGTCTCACGCTCGCCGCCCTTGGCGGTTGCGTATCGACCTCGCCCGTTCCCTATACCGTCGACGCGCATCTCGCTTCGACGCCGTCGACCGTCGTGTGGGGCTACATACCGCCCGGCCGCAATCCGGTGCTCACGATCAAGTCGGGGCAGACGGTGAAGATCGACACGCTGTCGCACCAGGGCATGGCGCAAGGCGTCGATCCGGTCACCTTCTTCGGTGCCGGCGGCATACAGCCGGCGCAGGTTCTGAAGGACGCGATGGACGTGTACTACAAGGTCGGTCCGCTGCGCACGAAGGGAGGCAGCGCGCACGTCCTCACCGGGCCGATCCACGTCGAGGGCGCGGAGCCCGGCGACATGCTCGAAGTGCGGGTGATGCACATCGACTTCCGCACCCCCTACGGCGTCAACAACAGCAACAAGGGCTCGGGTGTGCTGCCCGGGCTGCACGCGAAACCGTATCCCAAGATCATCAAGTTCGATCTCGACCGCAAGGTCGCGCTGTTCGCGCCCGGCATCGAGATCCCGCTGTCGCCGTTCATGGGCATCATGGCGGTGACGCCGCCGGCGGGCACGCTGCCGTCGACGCGGCCGCCCGGCATCTACGGCGGCAACATGGATTTCCACAAGCTCACTACGGGGGCGAGCCTGTACCTGCCGGTGTTCCAGCCGGGCGCGATGTTCTACACCGGGGACTCGCACGCGGTGCAGGGCGACGGCGAGGTGAACGGCACCGCGATCGAGGCGTCGCTCTCGCCGGTGCTGCAGTTCATCGTGCACAAGGGCGCGGGCAAAGGCATGAAGTGGCCGCGCGCCGAGGACTCGCAGAACTATTACGTGATGGGCATGGACGTGGATCTGAACGTCGCGCTGCGCGAAGCGGTCCAGGAGTCGGCGAAATTCCTGCGCGAGCAGCGCAACCTGTCGGACGGCGATGCGTATTCGCTCGCGAGCGTCGCGACGCACTTCAGCGTCGCCGAAGCGGTCAACCACGTGGGCATGATCTACGGCGCTATCCCGAAGCGCGTGTTCCAGAGCAACCAGCCGTTCTGGTCGGACCGCCGCTGA
- a CDS encoding AsmA family protein: MHTAIKWTLIGTGSAVAVVAAVVGYVAATFDPNEHKGDIVKAIRDKTGRTLVLKGDLGLSLFPSLGMKLGEAALSEPRSEREFARVASAVVSVKLMPLLSKEVVADAIEVKGLRATIVRSKAGKLNVDDLAGGESAKPEEKSAPLKVDIARVAVSDADVTYADESAGTRYRLSRLDLKTGRIANGVPTPVDFSATIASEKDRTQLDTKLKTKLTFDLERKLYRLEGLDLSAQGNYAGITDLKARVKGDVEARMASGEYAAKDLAVTVTGKRAGGDLDVKLDAPKLELTREKVDGGKVVLEARTSAADSKLTAKITAGGVRGAFSAIAAGPLDVDLESQTAGRTVKAKLAGALTASLDRKTAALDFSGKVDESSVKGKAAVTAFSPLALTFDLDADQLDVDRILGKTPSGKTADAKAAKPAAAPRDDKVDLSALKDVNAHGTLKIGKLTLLNLKTSQVRADIKVAGGRLDVAPMSAQLYEGALNGSLSAQAAEHAVFAVKQTLSNVSVGPLLRDAAQVDTLEGKGTVSADRTTRGASVDALKKALNGTVAVKLADGSVKGADIAGTIRNARNKLDQLRGQAVQSSSKTEKTDFSELTATFNVKNGVAHNDDLSLKSPLLRVGGAGDIDIGNDRLNYVLKATLVATSKGQGGREVSDLSGLTVPVKLTGALDAPQWSIDFAGMVADLARKQLKDEVLKRATGGQSGSGNVRDSVKERLKGIFGR, encoded by the coding sequence TTGCACACAGCCATCAAATGGACTCTGATCGGTACAGGCTCGGCGGTCGCCGTCGTCGCGGCCGTGGTCGGCTACGTCGCCGCGACGTTCGATCCCAACGAGCATAAGGGCGACATCGTCAAGGCAATCCGCGACAAGACCGGACGCACGCTCGTACTCAAGGGCGATCTCGGCCTGTCGCTATTCCCGTCGCTCGGCATGAAGCTCGGCGAGGCTGCGCTGTCGGAGCCGCGCAGCGAGCGCGAGTTCGCGCGCGTCGCGAGCGCCGTCGTATCGGTGAAGCTGATGCCGCTGCTGTCGAAAGAGGTGGTCGCCGACGCGATCGAAGTGAAAGGTCTGCGCGCGACGATCGTGCGTTCGAAAGCGGGTAAGCTCAACGTCGACGACCTCGCCGGCGGGGAGTCCGCGAAACCCGAAGAGAAGTCGGCGCCGCTCAAGGTCGACATCGCGCGCGTCGCCGTCTCCGATGCCGACGTCACTTATGCCGACGAAAGCGCGGGCACGCGCTATCGGCTCTCCAGGCTCGATCTCAAGACCGGGCGCATCGCGAACGGCGTGCCGACGCCGGTCGACTTCTCCGCGACGATCGCGTCCGAGAAAGACCGGACGCAGCTCGATACCAAGCTCAAGACCAAGCTCACGTTCGACCTGGAGCGCAAGCTCTACCGGCTCGAAGGACTCGACCTGTCCGCGCAGGGCAACTACGCCGGCATCACCGACCTGAAGGCGCGCGTCAAAGGCGACGTCGAAGCACGCATGGCGAGCGGCGAGTACGCCGCGAAGGACCTCGCGGTCACCGTGACCGGCAAACGCGCGGGCGGCGACCTCGACGTCAAGCTCGACGCGCCGAAGCTCGAGCTCACGCGCGAGAAAGTGGATGGCGGCAAGGTGGTGCTCGAAGCGCGCACCAGCGCCGCCGACAGCAAGCTCACGGCGAAGATCACCGCGGGCGGCGTGCGCGGCGCGTTCAGCGCGATCGCCGCCGGTCCGCTCGACGTCGACCTCGAATCACAGACCGCAGGGCGCACGGTCAAGGCGAAGCTCGCCGGCGCGCTCACCGCGAGCCTGGACAGGAAGACCGCCGCGCTCGACTTCTCGGGCAAGGTGGACGAGTCCAGCGTGAAAGGCAAGGCGGCGGTCACCGCGTTCTCCCCGCTCGCGCTCACGTTCGATCTCGACGCCGACCAGCTCGACGTCGATCGCATCCTCGGCAAGACGCCGAGCGGCAAGACCGCCGACGCGAAAGCGGCGAAACCCGCGGCGGCTCCCAGGGACGACAAGGTCGATCTTTCCGCGCTGAAGGACGTCAACGCGCACGGCACGCTCAAGATCGGCAAGCTCACGCTGCTCAACCTCAAAACCTCGCAGGTACGCGCCGACATCAAGGTCGCGGGCGGACGCCTCGACGTCGCCCCGATGTCGGCGCAGCTCTACGAGGGCGCGCTCAACGGCTCGCTTTCGGCGCAGGCCGCCGAGCACGCGGTGTTCGCCGTCAAGCAGACCTTGAGCAACGTCTCGGTCGGGCCGCTGTTACGCGACGCGGCGCAGGTCGATACGCTGGAAGGCAAAGGCACGGTCAGCGCGGATCGCACCACGCGCGGCGCGAGCGTCGATGCGCTCAAGAAAGCGCTGAACGGCACTGTCGCGGTCAAGCTCGCCGACGGCTCGGTCAAGGGCGCCGACATCGCGGGGACGATCCGCAACGCGCGCAACAAGCTCGATCAGCTCCGCGGCCAGGCGGTACAGTCGTCGAGCAAGACCGAGAAGACCGACTTCAGCGAGCTCACCGCGACGTTCAACGTGAAGAACGGCGTGGCGCACAACGACGATCTCTCGCTCAAGTCGCCGCTGCTGCGCGTCGGCGGCGCGGGCGACATCGACATCGGCAACGACCGCCTGAACTACGTGCTCAAAGCGACGCTCGTCGCGACGTCCAAAGGCCAGGGCGGACGCGAAGTGTCGGACCTGTCCGGCCTCACCGTGCCGGTCAAGCTCACCGGTGCGCTCGACGCGCCGCAGTGGTCCATCGATTTCGCCGGCATGGTGGCCGACCTCGCCAGGAAACAACTCAAGGACGAAGTGCTGAAGCGTGCCACCGGCGGGCAATCCGGCAGCGGCAATGTCAGGGACTCGGTCAAGGAAAGGCTGAAAGGCATCTTCGGGCGGTGA
- a CDS encoding diguanylate cyclase, with translation MKVLVADDDPVTRRKLRGLLQYLGHDPVEAADGREAWAVLDGVDAPDLVILDWMMPALSGVEICRRLRHGAKRRYQYVLMLTARDLMDDLVEAMESGADDFLRKPFDLRELRVRVRAAERLLAAQDELRAHAITDDLTGLLNRRGVLDRLRHELALSQRDGRPLSVAVIDVDRFKAINDAYGHAVGDEVLREVGRRMHAQLRGYDDLGRHGGEEFALILPGCDASGARSVAERIRAAICGEPVRTSAAPIDVSVSAGVAAVDPYLGEDVTGVVARADRALYRAKRAGRNRVELANPEIAEAH, from the coding sequence ATGAAAGTACTCGTCGCTGACGACGATCCCGTGACACGGCGGAAGTTGCGGGGATTGCTGCAATACCTGGGGCACGACCCCGTCGAGGCCGCGGACGGCCGCGAGGCCTGGGCCGTCCTCGACGGCGTGGACGCGCCGGATCTCGTCATCCTCGACTGGATGATGCCGGCGTTGAGCGGCGTGGAAATCTGCCGTCGCCTCCGGCACGGCGCGAAGCGGCGGTATCAGTACGTCCTCATGCTCACCGCCCGCGATCTCATGGACGACCTCGTCGAGGCGATGGAGTCCGGCGCCGACGATTTTCTGCGTAAACCGTTCGATCTGCGGGAGCTGCGCGTTCGCGTGCGTGCGGCCGAGCGCCTGCTCGCCGCCCAGGACGAGCTTCGCGCGCATGCGATCACCGACGACCTGACCGGGCTGCTCAACCGCCGGGGCGTGCTCGACCGGCTGCGCCACGAGCTCGCGCTCTCGCAGCGGGACGGCCGCCCGCTGTCGGTCGCGGTCATCGACGTCGATCGCTTCAAGGCGATCAACGACGCCTACGGCCACGCCGTCGGCGACGAGGTGCTGCGGGAAGTGGGCCGCCGCATGCACGCGCAGCTGCGGGGCTACGACGATCTCGGCCGGCACGGCGGAGAGGAGTTCGCGCTCATCCTGCCCGGCTGCGACGCGAGCGGAGCGCGCAGCGTCGCCGAGCGCATCCGCGCAGCGATCTGCGGCGAGCCGGTACGAACCAGCGCAGCGCCGATCGACGTGAGCGTCAGCGCCGGCGTCGCCGCGGTGGACCCGTATCTCGGCGAAGACGTCACGGGCGTGGTCGCGCGCGCCGATCGCGCGCTCTATCGCGCCAAGCGGGCGGGGCGCAACCGCGTCGAGCTTGCGAACCCCGAAATCGCCGAGGCTCACTGA
- a CDS encoding tripartite tricarboxylate transporter substrate binding protein — MKAGTAVLGIVFAAAASAQTQYPSKPVRIVAPFAPGSTIDIIGRLIAPRLSEALAHPVIVENRPGAGGAVGLDAVAKSAPDGHVTAIGALGPLAMNPALYPRSPFDPVRDFAPVTLLATGPVVIAVHPSVPARNVKELIDLAKKNPGKLNFGSPGVGTSPHLTGELVKMLTRTDIVHVPYKGNAEALTDLVSGRVSIVYTGVPPVVPLAKAGRVRLIATTGKSRIAGLPEVPTIAEAGLADAQVLIWYGVVAPAATPREIVARLNREIVRVMQAPDIKERFIQQGIDPETSTPDAFGKLIADEYARWTKVIRAAGIKLE, encoded by the coding sequence ATGAAGGCAGGTACAGCGGTTCTCGGCATCGTGTTCGCCGCGGCGGCGTCCGCGCAGACGCAGTACCCCTCGAAGCCGGTGCGCATCGTCGCGCCATTCGCGCCGGGCAGCACGATCGACATCATCGGCCGTCTCATCGCGCCCAGGCTCTCCGAAGCGCTGGCTCACCCGGTGATCGTGGAGAATCGTCCGGGCGCGGGCGGCGCGGTCGGGCTCGATGCGGTCGCGAAGTCGGCGCCCGACGGTCACGTCACCGCCATCGGCGCGCTCGGACCGCTCGCGATGAATCCCGCGCTGTACCCCAGGTCGCCGTTCGATCCGGTGCGCGACTTCGCGCCGGTGACGCTGCTCGCGACCGGCCCGGTCGTCATCGCGGTGCATCCTTCGGTGCCGGCGCGCAACGTGAAAGAGCTGATCGACCTCGCGAAGAAGAATCCCGGCAAGCTCAACTTCGGGTCGCCCGGGGTCGGCACGAGCCCGCACCTCACCGGCGAGCTCGTGAAGATGCTGACCAGGACCGACATCGTGCACGTGCCCTACAAGGGCAACGCCGAAGCGCTCACCGATCTGGTGAGCGGCCGCGTGAGCATCGTCTACACCGGCGTGCCCCCCGTCGTTCCGCTGGCCAAAGCCGGCCGCGTGCGATTGATCGCGACGACCGGCAAGAGCCGCATAGCCGGGTTGCCCGAGGTGCCGACGATCGCCGAAGCGGGGCTGGCCGATGCGCAGGTGTTGATCTGGTACGGCGTCGTCGCACCCGCGGCGACGCCGCGCGAGATCGTCGCACGTCTGAATCGCGAGATCGTGCGCGTGATGCAGGCGCCGGATATCAAGGAGCGTTTCATCCAGCAGGGGATCGATCCGGAGACGAGCACACCCGACGCGTTCGGCAAGCTCATCGCCGACGAATACGCGCGCTGGACCAAAGTGATCCGCGCGGCCGGGATCAAGCTCGAGTGA